From Anaerolineales bacterium, a single genomic window includes:
- a CDS encoding D-tyrosyl-tRNA(Tyr) deacylase yields the protein MRIVLQRVKSGRVLVAGHAIAEIGKGMVILLGIGPQDGEEQVHFLAEKISNLRIFEDERGKMNLSLLEAGGEAIVVSQFTLYADTRKGRRPSFTNAALPEVARPLVERFASQLSQLGIPTQTGEFGAHMQVEIINDGPVTIWLEA from the coding sequence ATGCGGATTGTATTACAACGGGTGAAATCGGGCAGGGTACTGGTGGCAGGGCATGCCATTGCCGAGATCGGCAAAGGTATGGTGATCCTGTTGGGGATTGGCCCACAGGACGGGGAGGAGCAGGTTCACTTCCTGGCCGAGAAAATCAGCAACCTGCGAATATTTGAAGATGAGCGGGGAAAGATGAACCTCTCCCTGCTGGAGGCTGGCGGAGAGGCGATCGTGGTATCGCAATTTACGCTGTATGCTGACACCCGCAAAGGCCGGCGCCCTTCATTCACTAACGCTGCCTTACCGGAGGTTGCCCGCCCACTGGTGGAGCGATTTGCAAGCCAGCTTAGCCAGCTGGGTATTCCGACCCAAACTGGTGAGTTTGGGGCACATATGCAGGTTGAAATTATCAACGATGGTCCAGTAACCATCTGGCTGGAAGCCTGA
- the trpS gene encoding tryptophan--tRNA ligase encodes MTQQKKGRVFSGARPTGKQHLGNYLGAIKNYVALQDEYDCVYCIVDLHALTTVEDTLNLRENTMDMALDFLAAGIRPQETIIFIQSHVPQVAELHLILSMVSPLGKLTDLPTFKDKVRDQPENVNYGLVGYPVLMTADIVLYKADIVPVGIDQAPHLEYARETVRSFHYRYNTKVLIEPQMKNTEIPLVLGIDGERKMSKSLNNHIEISATPEETTKRVRMMVTDPNRKLRSDPGNPDICNVFTMHKIFSSKDEVSMVNQECRRAGIGCVDCKMLYARNLNAHLAPFRERRNELAKDPTYVLGVLDDGANRARKIAEQTMADVREAVGLS; translated from the coding sequence ATGACTCAACAAAAGAAAGGCCGCGTTTTCTCGGGTGCCAGGCCCACCGGCAAGCAGCACCTGGGGAATTACCTGGGTGCAATAAAAAACTACGTTGCCTTGCAGGATGAATACGACTGTGTGTACTGCATCGTCGACTTGCACGCGCTGACCACGGTGGAGGATACCCTGAACCTGCGCGAAAACACCATGGATATGGCACTGGATTTCTTGGCGGCGGGTATCCGCCCCCAGGAAACGATCATTTTTATCCAATCGCATGTGCCCCAGGTCGCCGAACTGCACCTGATCCTCTCCATGGTATCACCCCTGGGCAAGCTTACCGACTTGCCGACCTTCAAGGATAAAGTGCGCGACCAACCAGAGAATGTCAATTATGGACTGGTGGGATACCCGGTGTTAATGACCGCGGATATCGTGCTATACAAGGCTGATATCGTGCCGGTAGGCATTGACCAGGCGCCGCACCTTGAGTATGCGCGTGAAACCGTACGCTCGTTCCACTACCGCTATAACACCAAGGTGCTGATTGAGCCACAAATGAAAAACACCGAGATTCCGCTCGTGTTGGGCATCGATGGCGAGCGAAAAATGAGCAAGAGCCTCAATAATCATATTGAGATCTCGGCGACTCCGGAGGAGACGACCAAGCGGGTGAGAATGATGGTGACCGACCCCAACCGCAAGCTACGCAGCGACCCAGGCAACCCGGATATTTGCAATGTGTTCACCATGCACAAGATATTTTCTTCAAAGGACGAGGTATCCATGGTGAACCAGGAATGCCGGCGAGCGGGAATTGGCTGTGTGGATTGCAAGATGTTGTACGCCCGGAATCTTAACGCTCACCTGGCACCTTTCCGAGAGCGTCGCAATGAGCTGGCCAAGGATCCGACATACGTGCTGGGTGTGCTTGATGATGGAGCCAACCGGGCGAGGAAGATCGCGGAGCAAACCATGGCAGACGTGAGAGAAGCGGTCGGACTGTCATAG
- the amrB gene encoding AmmeMemoRadiSam system protein B codes for MNANLDIRPSPIAGQWYPGDPKRLSSSVDGYIHDAVLPELDGEVVAIVTPHAGHIYSGPVAGYAFATLRGLKPDLVAVISPMHYPYNEPFLTTAHDAYQTPLGLLMVDREAVQKLSGCLEEQLGYGLSQVKRDREHSLEIELPFLQRVIESEFKLLPVMVREQDRRGTQALGICLAKTLEGRSAVLVASTDLSHFYPLNLANQLDEVMLNAIASFDPDEVIRAEEEGRGFACGRGALAAVLWAARDLGADRVKVLKHATSAEVTGDKSQVVGYGSAVVLRSTPGSPG; via the coding sequence ATGAACGCTAATCTTGATATTCGTCCATCACCCATTGCCGGGCAGTGGTATCCAGGTGATCCCAAACGGCTTTCAAGCTCTGTGGATGGTTACATCCACGATGCTGTTCTTCCAGAGCTGGATGGTGAAGTGGTGGCCATTGTCACGCCTCACGCCGGGCATATCTACTCTGGGCCGGTGGCTGGCTATGCCTTTGCTACCCTACGTGGGCTGAAACCTGACCTCGTGGCTGTTATTTCACCCATGCACTATCCGTATAACGAGCCTTTCCTGACCACCGCCCACGATGCCTACCAGACGCCTCTCGGCCTGCTCATGGTGGATCGGGAAGCTGTTCAAAAGTTAAGCGGATGTCTGGAAGAGCAGCTCGGTTACGGCCTGAGCCAGGTGAAGCGTGATCGTGAGCATTCGCTGGAGATTGAGCTCCCCTTCCTGCAGCGGGTGATCGAGTCAGAGTTCAAATTACTGCCGGTCATGGTCCGCGAGCAGGATCGTAGAGGCACACAGGCCTTGGGCATCTGCCTGGCAAAAACCCTGGAAGGACGGAGTGCCGTGCTTGTTGCCAGCACCGATCTTTCGCATTTTTATCCCCTGAACCTCGCCAATCAGTTGGACGAGGTGATGCTAAATGCCATCGCCTCTTTCGACCCCGACGAGGTGATTCGTGCGGAAGAAGAGGGCCGCGGCTTTGCCTGTGGCCGGGGAGCCTTAGCGGCAGTCTTGTGGGCCGCCCGTGACCTGGGGGCTGACCGGGTTAAGGTTCTCAAACACGCCACCTCCGCAGAAGTCACCGGTGATAAATCTCAGGTGGTGGGCTACGGGTCAGCCGTGGTGCTTCGCTCTACGCCAGGTTCACCCGGGTAA